In Desulfobulbus oralis, one DNA window encodes the following:
- a CDS encoding ABC transporter ATP-binding protein, whose amino-acid sequence MPETNQDAAAIDVHDLSKRFGRKLVVDRVSLRVEHGEIYGFLGPNGSGKTTCIRLMCGLLTPDSGSGTCLGFDILRESAAIKRRVGYMTQKFSFWDDLSIRQNLHFVARLFEMKERRAAVAATMEKMGLGSRAEQLAGSLSGGWKQRLALAACMLHQPELLLLDEPTAGVDPMARRDFWDELHRLAASGISILVSTHYMDGAERCHKLACIASGQLLATGTAQEIVAAQGLATLAVTGSGLNALAERLKTLPAIEQTVMFGAALHVSGRDEHALLATLRQTAWPGQEIRPVETGLEDAFIALMRRATDNLGAAS is encoded by the coding sequence ATGCCTGAAACCAACCAAGATGCGGCTGCCATTGACGTGCATGATCTGAGCAAGCGCTTCGGCAGAAAGCTGGTGGTGGACCGGGTCTCGCTCAGGGTGGAGCACGGCGAAATCTATGGCTTCCTTGGCCCGAACGGGAGCGGCAAGACCACGTGCATCCGCCTGATGTGCGGCCTTCTGACCCCGGATTCCGGCAGTGGCACCTGTCTGGGCTTTGACATTCTGAGGGAAAGCGCCGCCATCAAACGCCGGGTCGGCTACATGACCCAGAAATTCTCCTTTTGGGACGACTTGAGCATCCGCCAGAATCTGCATTTTGTGGCCCGGCTCTTCGAGATGAAAGAACGCCGGGCCGCGGTGGCGGCGACCATGGAAAAGATGGGGCTTGGCAGCCGGGCCGAGCAGTTGGCCGGATCGCTGTCCGGCGGCTGGAAGCAGCGGCTCGCCCTTGCGGCCTGCATGCTGCACCAGCCGGAACTGCTGCTTCTGGACGAACCCACCGCAGGCGTTGACCCCATGGCGCGCCGGGATTTCTGGGACGAGCTGCACCGGCTGGCGGCCAGCGGCATTTCGATCCTGGTCAGCACGCACTACATGGACGGGGCCGAACGCTGCCACAAGCTGGCCTGTATTGCCTCTGGCCAACTGCTGGCCACCGGCACGGCCCAGGAGATTGTGGCCGCGCAGGGGCTGGCGACCCTGGCCGTGACCGGGTCGGGTCTGAACGCCCTGGCGGAACGTCTGAAGACGCTGCCCGCTATCGAGCAGACCGTGATGTTCGGCGCGGCCCTGCACGTAAGCGGCAGGGACGAGCACGCGCTGCTGGCCACGCTGCGGCAGACCGCCTGGCCGGGCCAGGAGATCCGGCCCGTAGAGACCGGCCTGGAAGACGCCTTCATCGCCCTGATGCGCCGGGCCACAGACAACCTTGGAG